A stretch of Gopherus evgoodei ecotype Sinaloan lineage chromosome 12, rGopEvg1_v1.p, whole genome shotgun sequence DNA encodes these proteins:
- the THAP11 gene encoding THAP domain-containing protein 11, with translation MPGFTCCVPGCYNNSHRDKALHFYTFPKDAELRRLWLKNVSRAGVSGCFSTFQPTTGHRVCSEHFPGGRKSYLVRVPTIFPLRGVNERKGARARRARPAPAPAAPALLLALPAGAEPQPGPAAPGPEDVKPIDLTVQVELGGPEAPARLGGEEGAAEGGPADHSYSLSSGTTAEELLRKLNEQRDIIALLQVKMKEMKGSIRRLRLAEAQLREEIREKDRLLHAASAGARKRPGL, from the coding sequence ATGCCGGGCTTCACGTGCTGCGTGCCGGGCTGCTACAACAACTCGCACCGCGACAAGGCGCTGCACTTCTACACCTTCCCCAAGGACGCCGAGCTGCGGCGCCTCTGGCTGAAGAACGTCTCGCGCGCCGGCGTCAGCGGCTGCTTCAGCACCTTCCAGCCCACCACGGGCCACCGCGTGTGCAGCGAGCACTTCCCGGGCGGCCGCAAGTCCTACCTGGTGCGCGTGCCCACCATCTTCCCGCTGCGCGGCGTCAACGAGCGCAAGGGGGCCCGCGCGCGCCgcgcccgccccgccccggcGCCCGCCGCGCCCGCgctgctgctggccctgcccGCCGGCGCGGAGCCGCAGCCCGGCCCGGCCGCGCCCGGCCCCGAGGACGTGAAGCCCATCGACCTGACGGTGCAGGTGGAGCTCGGGGGGCCCGAGGCGCCAGCGCGCCTGGGGGGCGAGGAGGGCGCGGCCGAGGGCGGCCCCGCGGACCACTCGTACTCGCTGTCGTCGGGCACCACGGCCGAGGAGCTGCTGCGCAAGCTGAACGAGCAGCGGGACATCATCGCCCTGCTGCAGGTGAAGATGAAGGAGATGAAGGGCAGCATCCGCCGCCTGCGCCTGGCCGAGGCCCAGCTCCGCGAGGAGATCCGCGAGAAGGACCGGCTGCTGCACGCCGCCAGCGCCGGGGCCCGCAAGCGGCCCGGCCTCTGA